From the genome of Actinacidiphila yeochonensis CN732, one region includes:
- a CDS encoding sugar phosphate isomerase/epimerase family protein: MKVALSTASVYPESTATAFEVAARLGYDGVEVMVWTDPVSQDVEALHRLSEYHRVPVLAIHAPCLLITQRVWSTDPWTKLQRARAAAERLGADTVVVHPPFRWQRGYAREFIRGVWRMADETDVRFAVENMYPWRYRDREMLAYAPDWDVANDDYRHFTVDLSHAATSRSGALEMAARMGDRLAHVHMGDGNGSAKDEHLVPGRGSQPCAELLRQLTATGFGGHVVVEVNTRRAMSSAEREEDLAEALAFTRLHLAGPAAR; encoded by the coding sequence GTGAAGGTCGCGCTGTCGACGGCCTCGGTGTACCCGGAGTCCACCGCGACCGCCTTCGAGGTCGCCGCCCGCCTCGGCTACGACGGCGTCGAGGTCATGGTCTGGACGGACCCGGTCAGCCAGGACGTCGAGGCGCTGCACCGCCTGTCGGAGTACCACCGGGTGCCGGTGCTGGCCATCCACGCGCCCTGCCTGCTGATCACCCAGCGGGTGTGGTCCACCGACCCCTGGACGAAGCTCCAGCGGGCCCGGGCCGCCGCCGAGCGGCTGGGCGCCGACACCGTCGTCGTCCACCCGCCGTTCCGCTGGCAGCGCGGCTACGCGCGGGAGTTCATCCGCGGGGTGTGGCGGATGGCCGACGAGACGGACGTGCGGTTCGCCGTCGAGAACATGTACCCCTGGCGGTACCGGGACCGCGAGATGCTGGCCTACGCCCCCGACTGGGACGTCGCCAACGACGACTACCGGCACTTCACCGTGGACCTCTCGCACGCGGCCACCTCCCGCAGCGGCGCCCTGGAGATGGCCGCGCGGATGGGCGACCGGCTCGCCCACGTCCACATGGGCGACGGGAACGGCTCCGCGAAGGACGAGCACCTGGTGCCCGGGCGCGGCTCGCAGCCCTGCGCCGAACTGCTGCGGCAGCTGACGGCGACCGGGTTCGGCGGCCACGTGGTGGTGGAGGTCAACACCCGGCGCGCGATGTCCTCCGCCGAACGCGAGGAGGACCTGGCCGAGGCGCTGGCCTTCACCCGGCTCCACCTGGCCGGCCCGGCGGCGCGGTAG
- the ilvD gene encoding dihydroxy-acid dehydratase — protein sequence MPELRSRTVTHGRNMAGARALMRASGVANSDIGKPIVAVANSFTEFVPGHTHLQPVGRIVSEAVKAAGAVPREFNTIAVDDGIAMGHGGMLYSLPSRDLIADSVEYMVQAHCADALICISNCDKITPGMLMAALRLNIPTVFVSGGPMEAGKATLVDGTVRKLDLINAIADAVDESVSDEDILRIEENACPTCGSCSGMFTANSMNCLTEAIGLSLPGNGSVLATHTARRALYERAGATVVDLAKRYYEQDDDSVLPRNIATTAAFENAMALDISMGGSTNTILHLLAAAQEAGLDYGLTDIDEVSRRVPCLAKVAPNVAPGGTYYMEDVHRAGGIPAILGELYRGGMLNEDVHTVHSASVKDWLETWDVRGGSPSEEAVELWHAAPGCVRSAEAFSQSERWETLDTDAAGGCIRDVAHAYSKDGGLAVLRGNIAVDGAVVKTAGVDESIWTFEGPAVVCESQEEAVERILAKEVGPGDVVVIRYEGPRGGPGMQEMLYPTSFLKGRGLGKVCALVTDGRFSGGTSGLSIGHASPEAAAGGTIALVEDGDRIRIDIPNRSMDLLVPEDVLAARREALGGVYAPKNRVRAVSAALRAYAAMTTSADKGAVRDVSQLER from the coding sequence GTGCCCGAGCTGAGGTCACGTACGGTCACCCACGGCCGAAACATGGCGGGCGCCCGCGCGCTCATGCGCGCCTCCGGCGTCGCCAACTCCGACATCGGCAAGCCGATCGTGGCGGTCGCCAACAGCTTCACCGAGTTCGTACCGGGGCACACCCACCTCCAGCCGGTCGGCCGGATCGTCTCCGAGGCCGTCAAGGCCGCCGGGGCCGTGCCGCGCGAGTTCAACACCATCGCGGTGGACGACGGCATCGCCATGGGCCACGGCGGCATGCTCTACTCGCTGCCCTCGCGCGACCTGATCGCCGACTCCGTCGAGTACATGGTGCAGGCGCACTGCGCCGACGCGCTGATCTGCATCTCCAACTGCGACAAGATCACCCCGGGCATGCTGATGGCCGCGCTGCGGCTGAACATCCCGACGGTCTTCGTCTCCGGCGGCCCGATGGAGGCCGGCAAGGCCACCCTCGTCGACGGCACGGTCCGCAAGCTGGACCTGATCAACGCCATCGCGGACGCGGTCGACGAGTCGGTCTCCGACGAGGACATCCTGCGCATCGAGGAGAACGCCTGCCCGACCTGCGGCTCCTGCTCGGGCATGTTCACCGCCAACTCGATGAACTGCCTGACCGAGGCGATCGGCCTGTCGCTGCCCGGCAACGGCTCGGTGCTGGCCACCCACACCGCCCGCCGCGCCCTGTACGAGCGGGCCGGCGCCACCGTGGTGGACCTGGCGAAGCGGTACTACGAGCAGGACGACGACTCGGTGCTGCCGCGCAACATCGCCACCACCGCCGCGTTCGAGAACGCGATGGCGCTGGACATCTCGATGGGCGGCTCCACCAACACGATCCTGCACCTGCTGGCCGCGGCGCAGGAGGCGGGCCTCGACTACGGCCTGACCGACATCGACGAGGTCTCCCGCCGGGTGCCGTGCCTGGCCAAGGTCGCCCCGAACGTGGCGCCGGGCGGCACGTACTACATGGAGGACGTGCACCGGGCCGGCGGCATCCCTGCCATCCTGGGCGAGCTCTACCGCGGCGGGATGCTCAACGAGGACGTGCACACCGTCCACTCGGCCTCCGTCAAGGACTGGCTGGAGACCTGGGACGTGCGCGGTGGCTCCCCGTCCGAGGAGGCCGTGGAGCTGTGGCACGCCGCCCCCGGCTGTGTCCGCTCGGCCGAGGCGTTCTCGCAGTCCGAGCGGTGGGAGACGCTGGACACCGACGCGGCCGGCGGCTGCATCCGCGACGTGGCGCACGCCTACTCCAAGGACGGCGGCCTGGCGGTGCTGCGCGGCAACATCGCCGTGGACGGCGCCGTGGTGAAGACCGCGGGCGTGGACGAGTCGATCTGGACCTTCGAGGGCCCCGCCGTGGTGTGCGAGTCCCAGGAGGAGGCGGTGGAGCGCATCCTCGCCAAGGAGGTCGGCCCCGGCGACGTCGTGGTGATCCGCTACGAGGGCCCGCGCGGCGGCCCGGGCATGCAGGAGATGCTGTACCCGACCTCGTTCCTCAAGGGCCGCGGCCTGGGCAAGGTGTGCGCGCTGGTCACCGACGGCCGCTTCTCCGGCGGTACTTCGGGCCTGTCGATCGGCCATGCCTCCCCGGAGGCCGCGGCCGGCGGCACCATCGCCCTGGTGGAGGACGGCGACCGCATCCGCATCGACATCCCGAACCGTTCGATGGACCTCCTCGTCCCCGAGGACGTGCTGGCCGCCCGCCGCGAGGCCCTGGGCGGCGTGTACGCGCCGAAGAACCGCGTCCGCGCGGTCTCGGCGGCGCTGCGCGCCTACGCGGCCATGACCACCAGCGCCGACAAGGGCGCGGTCCGCGACGTCAGCCAGCTGGAGCGCTGA
- a CDS encoding glycosyltransferase family 2 protein, giving the protein MPLPRLGVVIVTMGTRPQELAALLASVEKQDAAATRVVLVGNATPLTDVDTGANVTKIPLTENLGCPGGRNVGLEALCASGEVDVVVELDDDGLLIADDVFRTVQRLFAADPALGVIGFRVADENGHTMRRWVPRLRSDDPLRGGQVTAFLGGGHAFSVRMLREIGLWPAEFFFTHEETDLAWRALDAGWKILYEPDLVLQHPATSPARHAVYYRNTARNRVWLARRRLPVPLIPVYLGVWIALTMARTRSLSGLRAWWGGFLNGVATPCGPRRPMRWRTVWRMTRLGRPPIL; this is encoded by the coding sequence ATGCCACTGCCGCGCCTCGGGGTCGTCATCGTCACGATGGGCACCCGCCCGCAGGAACTGGCGGCGCTGCTCGCCTCGGTGGAGAAGCAGGACGCGGCGGCCACGCGCGTGGTGCTGGTCGGCAACGCGACGCCGCTGACCGACGTGGACACCGGCGCCAACGTCACGAAGATCCCGCTCACGGAGAACCTGGGCTGCCCCGGCGGCCGCAACGTCGGGCTGGAGGCGCTGTGCGCGTCCGGCGAGGTCGACGTCGTCGTGGAGCTGGACGACGACGGCCTGCTCATCGCCGACGACGTCTTCCGCACCGTCCAGCGGCTGTTCGCGGCGGACCCGGCGCTGGGCGTCATCGGGTTCCGGGTGGCCGACGAGAACGGGCACACGATGCGCCGCTGGGTGCCCCGGCTGCGGTCCGACGACCCGCTGCGCGGCGGCCAGGTGACCGCGTTCCTCGGCGGCGGCCACGCCTTCTCGGTCCGCATGCTGCGGGAGATCGGCCTGTGGCCCGCGGAGTTCTTCTTCACCCACGAGGAGACCGACCTCGCCTGGCGGGCGCTGGACGCGGGCTGGAAGATCCTCTACGAGCCCGACCTCGTCCTCCAGCACCCGGCCACCTCCCCGGCCCGGCACGCGGTCTACTACCGCAACACCGCCCGGAACCGGGTGTGGCTCGCCCGCCGCCGGCTGCCCGTCCCGCTGATCCCGGTCTACCTCGGGGTGTGGATCGCCCTCACGATGGCGCGCACCCGGTCGCTGTCCGGCCTGCGCGCGTGGTGGGGCGGCTTCCTCAACGGCGTCGCCACGCCGTGCGGCCCGCGGCGGCCCATGCGGTGGCGCACGGTGTGGCGGATGACCCGCCTGGGCCGCCCGCCGATCCTCTGA
- a CDS encoding SDR family oxidoreductase, whose translation MRVVIMGGTAGIGLATARRLASDGAEVIVTGRTQERLDAAAAAGLTAERLDGTDEEAVAAFFERLGEFDHLVLAFSPGPVGMGPIRETKIADIRAAVEGKLFPYLFAAQQARATGSVTFVSAASARAALGGMVGLSAANGAIERVVSPLAADLAPVRVNAVSPGVVDTEWWSFLPEEQRSAQFTAISASLPAGRVGTAEDVAEAIRYVIGATYVTGTVLPVDGGFTVA comes from the coding sequence ATGCGTGTTGTGATCATGGGCGGTACCGCCGGCATCGGGCTGGCCACCGCCCGCCGGCTGGCCTCGGACGGTGCCGAGGTGATCGTCACCGGCCGGACCCAGGAACGGCTCGACGCCGCCGCGGCGGCCGGCCTGACCGCCGAGCGGCTGGACGGGACGGACGAGGAGGCGGTGGCCGCGTTCTTCGAGCGGCTCGGCGAGTTCGACCACCTGGTGCTGGCCTTCAGCCCCGGGCCGGTCGGCATGGGGCCGATCCGTGAGACGAAGATCGCCGACATCAGGGCCGCGGTGGAGGGCAAGCTCTTCCCCTACCTGTTCGCGGCACAGCAGGCGAGGGCGACGGGGTCGGTGACGTTCGTGTCCGCCGCCTCCGCGCGCGCCGCGCTGGGCGGGATGGTCGGCCTCTCCGCCGCCAACGGCGCGATCGAGCGGGTGGTCTCGCCGCTGGCCGCCGACCTGGCGCCGGTGCGGGTCAACGCGGTCTCGCCCGGCGTGGTGGACACCGAGTGGTGGAGCTTCCTGCCCGAGGAGCAGCGCAGCGCCCAGTTCACGGCGATCTCGGCGTCGCTACCGGCCGGCCGGGTCGGCACGGCGGAGGACGTGGCCGAAGCGATCCGGTACGTGATCGGAGCGACGTACGTGACCGGCACCGTGCTGCCGGTGGACGGCGGGTTCACCGTCGCCTGA
- a CDS encoding TetR/AcrR family transcriptional regulator, with the protein MTGDRRPGRPRSETAHRAILAAALDELKERGYAALTVEGIAARAGVGKQTIYRWWPSKADVVLDALLDVTEQRITVPDEGSLPADLLGFLGETFRQRGQRPVLVGLMAQALLDPVFATAFKERFLFRRRAVLRQILDRATARGEVAPELDPELLIDVVYGVLWYRLLLDHAPLDDEAGRRLADLVVRAVR; encoded by the coding sequence ATGACCGGAGACCGACGGCCGGGCCGGCCGCGCAGCGAGACCGCCCACCGCGCGATCCTGGCGGCCGCGCTGGACGAGCTGAAGGAGCGCGGCTACGCGGCCCTGACGGTCGAGGGGATCGCGGCCCGCGCGGGCGTCGGCAAGCAGACGATCTACCGCTGGTGGCCCTCGAAGGCCGACGTGGTCCTTGACGCGCTGCTCGACGTGACGGAGCAGCGGATCACCGTCCCCGACGAGGGCTCCCTCCCCGCCGACCTGCTCGGCTTCCTCGGTGAGACCTTCCGCCAGCGCGGCCAACGGCCCGTCCTGGTCGGGCTGATGGCGCAGGCGCTGCTGGACCCGGTCTTCGCGACGGCGTTCAAGGAGCGGTTCCTCTTCCGCCGCCGCGCGGTGCTCCGGCAGATCCTGGACCGGGCGACCGCGCGCGGCGAGGTGGCCCCGGAGCTCGACCCCGAGCTGCTGATAGACGTCGTCTACGGGGTGCTGTGGTACCGGCTGCTGCTCGACCACGCCCCGCTCGACGACGAGGCGGGACGCCGGCTGGCCGACCTGGTGGTGCGGGCCGTGCGCTGA
- the proC gene encoding pyrroline-5-carboxylate reductase yields MSRRDLDPRDAPTPGAPSAAVPGGAPAPAPEAPGAASHAAGKVAVLGTGKIGEALLSGMINAGWAPEDLLVTARRPERAAELRERYGVEAVDNAFAAKAADTLILAVKPQDMAALVDELAPHLDPDRLVISAAAGVPTAFFEKRLAEGTPVVRVMPNTPVLVDEGMSVISAGRHAGEAHLARTEAIFQPVGKTLRVPEKQQDAATALSGSGPAYFYFLVEAMTDAGILLGLPRAQAHDLIVQSAIGAAVMLRDSGEHPVKLREAVTSPAGTTINAIRELEKHGVRAAMIAALEAARDRSRELAPQD; encoded by the coding sequence GTGAGCCGCCGTGACCTCGACCCCCGCGACGCCCCCACGCCCGGCGCGCCGTCCGCCGCCGTGCCGGGCGGTGCCCCGGCCCCAGCCCCGGAGGCGCCGGGCGCCGCGTCGCACGCCGCCGGCAAGGTCGCCGTCCTCGGTACCGGCAAGATCGGCGAGGCCCTGCTCTCCGGCATGATCAACGCGGGCTGGGCCCCCGAGGACCTCCTCGTCACCGCCCGTCGCCCGGAGCGCGCTGCGGAGCTGCGCGAGCGGTACGGCGTCGAGGCCGTCGACAACGCGTTCGCCGCGAAGGCCGCGGACACGCTGATCCTGGCCGTCAAGCCGCAGGACATGGCCGCCCTCGTCGACGAGCTGGCCCCGCACCTCGACCCCGACCGGCTCGTCATCAGCGCCGCCGCCGGCGTGCCGACCGCCTTCTTCGAGAAGCGCCTCGCCGAGGGCACCCCCGTGGTCCGCGTGATGCCCAACACCCCGGTCCTGGTGGACGAGGGCATGTCGGTGATCTCCGCCGGCCGCCACGCCGGCGAGGCCCACCTGGCCCGCACCGAGGCGATCTTCCAGCCGGTCGGCAAGACCCTGCGGGTGCCCGAGAAGCAGCAGGACGCCGCCACCGCGTTGTCCGGCTCCGGCCCCGCGTACTTCTACTTCCTGGTCGAGGCCATGACCGACGCGGGAATCCTGCTCGGGCTGCCCCGCGCCCAGGCCCACGACCTCATCGTGCAGTCCGCGATCGGCGCCGCCGTCATGCTCCGCGACAGCGGCGAGCACCCGGTCAAGCTCCGCGAGGCCGTCACCTCCCCGGCCGGCACCACCATCAACGCCATCCGCGAGCTGGAGAAGCACGGGGTGCGCGCCGCGATGATCGCCGCGCTGGAGGCGGCCCGCGACCGCAGCCGCGAACTCGCCCCCCAGGACTGA
- the trpS gene encoding tryptophan--tRNA ligase has product MAHRTRIFSGIKPTGHLTLGNYLGALRRWAEEDQHRGEALFCVVDLHALTVEHDPARLRRLSRQTAGLLLAAGLDPAVCTVYAQSHVDEHTRLSYLMECVATDGEMRRMIQYKEKALRARETAQGVRLSLLTYPALMAADILAFGATEVPVGEDQAQHVELARDLAERFNHRYGPVFTVPRATVPPVAARVMDLQDPTSKMGKSHASTAGMVHLLDEPEAVARKVRRAVTDSEPGVSYDRELRPGVANLLEILSSCTGKEPAVLAEGYAGIGALKADTAEAVVELLRPLRARHAEISADPSHVDGVLREGAARARALARPTVDAAYEAVGLMAPA; this is encoded by the coding sequence ATGGCGCACCGAACGCGCATCTTCAGCGGTATCAAGCCCACCGGACATCTGACCCTGGGGAACTACCTCGGCGCGCTGCGGCGCTGGGCCGAGGAGGACCAGCACCGGGGGGAGGCGCTGTTCTGCGTCGTCGACCTGCACGCGCTCACCGTGGAGCACGATCCGGCGCGGCTGCGGCGGCTGAGCCGTCAGACAGCCGGGCTGCTGCTCGCGGCGGGGCTGGACCCCGCCGTCTGCACCGTCTACGCGCAGAGCCACGTGGACGAGCACACCCGGCTGTCGTACCTGATGGAGTGCGTGGCCACCGACGGCGAGATGCGCCGGATGATCCAGTACAAGGAGAAGGCGCTGCGGGCCCGGGAGACCGCGCAGGGCGTGCGGCTGTCGCTGCTGACGTACCCGGCGCTGATGGCGGCGGACATCCTGGCCTTCGGGGCGACGGAGGTGCCGGTGGGTGAGGACCAGGCGCAGCACGTGGAGCTGGCCCGCGACCTGGCCGAGCGCTTCAACCACCGCTACGGGCCGGTCTTCACCGTGCCCAGGGCCACGGTGCCGCCGGTGGCCGCGCGGGTGATGGACCTCCAGGACCCGACGTCGAAGATGGGCAAGTCGCACGCCTCCACCGCCGGCATGGTCCACCTGCTGGACGAGCCGGAGGCGGTGGCGCGGAAGGTGCGGCGGGCGGTGACCGACAGCGAGCCCGGAGTGTCGTACGACCGGGAGCTGCGGCCCGGGGTGGCGAACCTGCTGGAGATCCTGTCGTCCTGCACCGGCAAGGAGCCGGCCGTGCTCGCCGAGGGGTACGCCGGGATCGGGGCGCTCAAGGCGGACACGGCCGAGGCGGTGGTGGAGCTGCTGCGCCCGCTGCGGGCCCGGCACGCCGAGATCAGCGCGGACCCGTCCCACGTCGACGGCGTGCTGCGGGAGGGCGCCGCGCGGGCGAGGGCGCTGGCGCGGCCGACGGTGGACGCCGCGTACGAGGCGGTCGGGCTGATGGCGCCGGCGTGA